The genome window ACTGCATTATGATTAAatgtttgttctattttcttctactcctctcccttctctcatttTTAGTTGCACAGTTTCTGTTTTTTCCACAACATAAAACTTTTGTACATTAgtcttctcccctttcctccacctTGATTTTAGTATTACATTAGATATTTTGGTGAAGGTGGCCATATGATTCACCATATACTTATTTTCAGTAAGAGTATTTTGTCCATAGCTAACCCTAGAAGCAACCAGGAGAGCACAGATGTCATCTCAGGATTTCTAAATATTCTCTACTCTGAAGCAGGTTTATGAAGATGGAGCAAAAGACCACAGTCACACTCCTAGAGCTCGCTGCAAAGAGTCTGCTGAGTAATGAGCCTGCAGCTATCCATGCCCTGGGCGAAATCCCAAGAGACCTCTTTGTTCCACTGTTCAACACTGCCTTCTTAGGTGGGCATAAGATGATGCTAAAGGCAATGGTGAGCCTTTGGCCTTTTCGCTGTCTCCATATTGGGTCACTGAATGCACAAGAGTCATGCTATGACATCTTGGAAGCCATGATTGATGGTCTGCCGATCCACCCTGCCCAGAACTCTTCCTCTTGGTAAGACTATGATCAGTAGAGACATAGGGAGTCAGCAGGAGGGTATCCTGTAGCCTGGGGCAGGGGAATACCTAACCGTCTCCCAACAGTAGCCAATGGTGAATGCTTCAGTCTTTGCAGAGCTATCAGTCCAGCACTTGGGGTCACCTTCCAGACTCCATTGTCTTCTAGAATTGATTATAGAAGAGAGGTGATTGAGGATACTGTGAATGGATCTGAGTGTGAATGGATCTGAGTGTGATTACATAGAAGTGGGATATGGGCATTGAGACAGGGAAAGGCCGAAGGTGAAGGAAGTGTGGGGAAAGGATGAAAGATGCTGCATTTGTGTGGAAAGAACTTCTTGGTGAATGGCGATGAAGTGAAAACCGGGGTTAAAGTGTTCTGTCCCTGCTTCCCATCATTGATCTTGCTGGGTTATATGAAAGTCAGCTACCTCTCATGTGTTCTGTCTCCTCCTTTCCTTACAGGGCACCCAAACTGAGGATCCTAGATTTAAGGCACGACCCAGACTGTGAGACAACATGCTCTGAGATCCAGACCACACTCCCTTTCTGTATTCAGTCATGTATTTACTCCCAGTACTCTATCCTTAAGATAGAAGAAGCTCAGCGTGGTGTCAGGTGCCCCGGGATTGGTAATTCTGGGTCTGAGCGTCAGTCAGCTCAGGAACCCATGGAATTAGTAGTGGATATTTCCCTCAGTAGTACCTTGAGAACAGAGCAGTTCCACTCTTTCCTTTGTAACAAAGTTCAGCAGAGCTTTGGGTCCTTGCACCTCTGCTGCAGAGATTTGCAAATCGATGGAATTTCTGCCCACAAAAGTATCCTGCAGTTTCTGGATCTGGGGTGCATTGATCACCTGGAAATGGATCAGGTTTGTCTGAGTGAAGTCGCCAGCCTTTTGGCTCGGGTGATCCACCTGAACAGCCTTAGTCTGTCCAACATCCCCTTTAAATcttataaggaaaggaaaaggagatcTTTTCTCCACTGGCTTGGGCGGCTGGACAACCTCCAGGATTTCGGCTTGGCCTCCTTCTGCCTCACAGATCAACTGCACGAAGTGCTCAGGTGAGGGGGTGGAGTGGTTCCCGGAACACCTCAGTGTTACGACAGAAGAGACCATGCTTGGATCTTCCTAAGCTCCTTGTAACCTATTTCTCCTTACGCCTCAGCATGGGCACTGCTGGGAGTTTGAACCTATCCGGGGGAGAGGGGGGTACCTTATGGTGAGGAGCAGGCAAGATTAGAAAAGGAAGctgtgctcattcattcattcagtgaccATGGGAGGACTACAATAAGCCCGTAAATATATTGGTGAAAAAGACTCAGTCGTGCTCCTATTGGACTTTACAGCTCTctagagaggaaggggaggcatTCAGATGGAGAAACATTAAGCTATAGCACTAATGCACATGCCCATGGCTGGACCACAATAATTAACGCTGCCAGATAATTTTGCTCCTGTATGTTCCCCAAGGCTTTGACCCTGAATGGAGAGCTTGTCATCTGGGAACTAGTCAGAGGAAACCCTCAGTTGGCTGCTTTCCCAGACCCATCCTCACCAAATTCGTGAACCAGATCCAACACTGATTATGTTATGTATACTAAGTGCATGCAAGTTTTTCACTTAATCTTTCCCACAACCTTGTATAATAATTACTGCTGTGCACATTTTCAAGATTAAAACCCTGTACCTCAGAGTGGTAAAGTAACTTTCTCAGGGTCACAAGTCTATAAAGTCTGATCCCAAAGTCCACATTGTTAGCCACCTATTGCAAACTGTGTACACAGTAGTTTATTCTAGAGCCTTAGGTACCTACAATTCAGGGCTCATTGCCCTCATTCTTCTGAAATAaccttgcttttttctctctgtagagTCCTGCCACCTCACTTGTGCATACTgtatctatctttctgtggccTTTCTGACAGAGATGTCACGGTCCTGTCCCAGAGCTCTCAGGCCACGCACCTAAGGGTATTGAATCTCAGTAACAACCGGCTCTTCTCAGGAGTttatgagcccttccagagtctgcTGGAGAAGGTATCAGGCACCCTGCAACATCTGGAGATAAATAATTGTATGCTAACTGATTCTGCTCTCTCTGCCATCCTCCCAGCCCTGAGCCGCTGTACCCACCTCCGTGTCCTTAGCTTTGCCTTCAATCCCATTACGATGCCTATGCTCAAGAGCGTTCTGCAGCACTTGACGTCCTTGATGGAGCTGAAGCATGTGATTTATCCTGTCCCTGTTCATTGCTACGAGGAATGGAATATTCAGGACAGTTTGGACCGACAGAAACTCGCTGAAGTTCAGGCCCAGTTGCAGGCGATGCTGCACGGGGCACAGCGGGACAACATGAACTGGGTCACTTGTTCTGAGTGATTTCCACGGTACACAGTTTCCACAGTTGTTTCAACACTGATGTGTGGCCCCTAAAGCGTTCATTTTTTTTGCCTGAAACCCAAGTTTTTAGAGACCCATATAAAGTTCTACTGTTCTAGGAATCTGGGGTTAGGAACATTGCGTATGTGACTGATCTCTATAAAAGAGGAACTTTAAAAGGGAAATAGAGGAATTTGAAAGGTCCGCTAGATCTCTTGCCCACTGCCCTCTACTTCTTCTTCTGATTACTAATCACAGTGCTGGGTATGTGATGTAAGCTGACCCAGTCATGGTACATCATTTCCTTAGCCACATTGACtggttcattta of Hippopotamus amphibius kiboko isolate mHipAmp2 chromosome X, mHipAmp2.hap2, whole genome shotgun sequence contains these proteins:
- the LOC130841427 gene encoding melanoma antigen preferentially expressed in tumors-like; this translates as MEQKTTVTLLELAAKSLLSNEPAAIHALGEIPRDLFVPLFNTAFLGGHKMMLKAMVSLWPFRCLHIGSLNAQESCYDILEAMIDGLPIHPAQNSSSWAPKLRILDLRHDPDCETTCSEIQTTLPFCIQSCIYSQYSILKIEEAQRGVRCPGIGNSGSERQSAQEPMELVVDISLSSTLRTEQFHSFLCNKVQQSFGSLHLCCRDLQIDGISAHKSILQFLDLGCIDHLEMDQVCLSEVASLLARVIHLNSLSLSNIPFKSYKERKRRSFLHWLGRLDNLQDFGLASFCLTDQLHEVLRDVTVLSQSSQATHLRVLNLSNNRLFSGVYEPFQSLLEKVSGTLQHLEINNCMLTDSALSAILPALSRCTHLRVLSFAFNPITMPMLKSVLQHLTSLMELKHVIYPVPVHCYEEWNIQDSLDRQKLAEVQAQLQAMLHGAQRDNMNWVTCSE